TCTTTTTGCATGTCATGTTTTGTTTTCGCCAACGCCTTAGAGAGCGGCGACGACTTCGATCTCGACCAGACCGCCGGCCGGAAGGGCGGCAACCTGGAAAGCGCTGCGCGCGGGGAACGGAGCCTCGAACTTGGAGGCATAAATCTCGTTCACGGCAGCGAAGTCGGCGATGTCGGCCAGGTAGACCGTGGTCTTGACGACATCGGCAAAGGTGGCGCCGGCAGCAGTCAGCAGGGCCTCGACGTTAGCAAGGGACTGCTTAGCCTGGGCCTCGACGCCCTCGGGCATCTTGCCGGTCGCGGGATCGATGCCCAGCTGGCCGGACAGGAACACCATGTTGCCGGTCTGGATACCGGGGGAATACGGGCCGATGGCTGCGGGTGCGTTATCGGAAGACACGACGGTCTTGCTCATGTTTTTCTCCTTACGATCAGTTGAGAGAGCGTGAGCGCGGCGTTCACACCGGGAGGCACAATTCGGTCTGAACACCGCGCTTGATTGGGATAGTACTCAAGGTTTCCGCGCGATGCAAGATTATTATCACGTTGCGAGAATATTTTATCGCCCAACGGTTTCCCCGGACCGCTGAACGGTTCTCGTGTGGAGCAGCCAGTCCAAGCTGCTGAAGACTTTATCCCGCTTAGAGCGCGGGCATCGCCTGCCGCGACGGCACCACTATACTTTTGATTATCTGAGCATTTTGAAAGGCAGGATATGACCGCAACCGCCAGTCGAACCACC
The DNA window shown above is from Collinsella aerofaciens and carries:
- a CDS encoding RidA family protein gives rise to the protein MSKTVVSSDNAPAAIGPYSPGIQTGNMVFLSGQLGIDPATGKMPEGVEAQAKQSLANVEALLTAAGATFADVVKTTVYLADIADFAAVNEIYASKFEAPFPARSAFQVAALPAGGLVEIEVVAAL